In Sphingobacterium sp. lm-10, one DNA window encodes the following:
- a CDS encoding response regulator transcription factor: MKTRILYVEDESDLGNVTKQYLEMMGFEVNWALDGASALKAYGQEQYDISIIDIQLPDTDGFTLAKQIGQINEQAHFLFLTARNMKEDKIQGLQLGAFDYMTKPFDVDELVLRIRNFVNRQLRYANAAQQHPSNEIFIDDVKVDLKLLSISIGDGFTTTLTLREMELFTYLYKQRNQIVKREEILIHIWGDNDYFLGRSLDVFISRLRKVLSKSNSVKIENVYGVGFKLVSPK, encoded by the coding sequence ATGAAAACACGCATTTTGTATGTGGAGGACGAGTCGGATCTAGGGAATGTAACCAAACAATACCTTGAAATGATGGGCTTCGAAGTAAATTGGGCTTTGGATGGAGCCTCTGCATTGAAAGCGTATGGACAGGAGCAATATGATATCAGCATCATCGATATACAATTGCCTGATACCGATGGATTCACCTTGGCCAAGCAAATCGGACAAATTAACGAGCAAGCTCATTTTCTATTTCTCACGGCAAGAAATATGAAAGAAGATAAGATTCAAGGGCTGCAATTAGGGGCTTTTGATTATATGACCAAACCATTCGATGTAGATGAGTTGGTGTTACGCATCCGCAACTTTGTGAATAGACAATTGCGTTACGCAAACGCTGCTCAGCAACATCCTTCGAACGAAATTTTCATCGATGATGTAAAAGTGGACTTAAAATTGCTGTCGATATCAATCGGAGACGGTTTTACGACCACACTAACCCTACGGGAGATGGAATTGTTTACGTATTTATATAAACAGCGTAATCAAATTGTGAAGCGAGAAGAGATTCTTATACATATCTGGGGCGACAATGATTATTTTCTAGGTCGCAGTTTGGATGTCTTTATCTCTAGATTAAGGAAAGTGTTATCTAAATCCAATAGCGTAAAGATCGAGAATGTCTATGGCGTAGGATTTAAGCTGGTATCTCCGAAATAA
- a CDS encoding transglutaminase-like domain-containing protein, with the protein MTNKEFNALLSLLDDPDQDIFQQVEHKLITCGPDVIPLLEESWEESFDPLAQSRIENIVHKIQFDEIKNELQLWQLNNSDDLLDGLMIINRYQYPNMNEDQVYYQLAELRRTAWMGMIYDMSPVEKVRFLNNIIFREFGLSGNTSNYHDPQNSFINQVLETKKGSPISLACIYALVAQKLDLPIYGVNLPKHFVLAYMDDSTPQKALFYINVFNRGQIMKEEDIQAFLRQLNLPISGEYTLPCDNPAIIKRVLRNLISAYEHIDNGTKRNDISLLLELIQ; encoded by the coding sequence ATGACCAACAAAGAATTTAACGCTTTATTATCCTTGTTGGACGATCCAGATCAAGACATCTTTCAGCAAGTTGAACACAAGCTAATTACATGCGGACCGGATGTAATTCCTTTGCTCGAAGAATCTTGGGAAGAATCCTTTGACCCGCTTGCTCAATCTCGCATTGAAAACATCGTACATAAAATTCAGTTCGATGAAATTAAAAACGAACTACAGCTTTGGCAACTAAATAATAGCGATGATCTACTCGATGGCCTGATGATTATCAATCGTTATCAGTATCCTAATATGAATGAAGATCAGGTGTACTATCAGTTAGCGGAACTGCGGAGAACAGCTTGGATGGGGATGATCTACGACATGAGTCCGGTAGAAAAGGTTAGATTTTTAAATAACATTATCTTCCGGGAATTTGGTCTATCTGGCAATACCAGTAACTACCACGACCCACAGAATTCTTTCATCAATCAGGTATTAGAGACAAAAAAAGGTAGCCCTATATCGCTGGCTTGTATCTATGCTTTGGTTGCTCAAAAGTTGGATCTACCTATATATGGAGTAAACTTACCAAAACACTTTGTGTTGGCCTACATGGATGATTCTACGCCACAAAAAGCGTTGTTCTACATTAACGTATTTAATCGTGGGCAAATCATGAAAGAGGAAGATATACAAGCTTTTCTAAGACAGCTGAATTTGCCAATATCTGGAGAATATACACTCCCTTGCGACAATCCTGCCATTATTAAACGTGTACTCCGAAATCTGATCTCGGCGTACGAGCATATTGATAACGGCACGAAACGCAACGACATATCGCTTCTTTTAGAACTGATTCAATAA
- a CDS encoding HAMP domain-containing sensor histidine kinase has protein sequence MKFTSIYLVYKIAAVFSFITLISLLVYLTYNTFILNDQQYQNTEKLLIKEFYSNAIRNDKLYPGGQNIFDAHINPKLNLLDSLESHHKRELEDTVATLLHNLELDLKANNTMDSVFEQIKTTFQLGNDWEYALVVNRVRVNLTGDRKVDIYSPEPITAGDRSTIPSMKGFRIGGELKQLRKQNVVSEINVSSTQDFSYQVSFALFADRKNRTIALLQLIAPVFLLGIFAIITIILIYLATYRNWIRQKRLADMKSDFINSITHEFNTPIATIQVANKTLKSQPMIQENKPLLSLTDVIQRQSSRLQRLFAQVLDITSMSGYALQKEPTNIGNLLQEMVDDYRLKTSDCAVDIEFSDFTNQESTAMMNPFFFTTMISNLMENAEKHNHKNSKSIKVGLSDNGNYWRIHLSDNGEGIADKELKLVFQKFYRSASNTKSGLGLGLYYVRQCVIAHGWSIEVESVLEVGSKFVIDIPKNS, from the coding sequence ATGAAATTCACATCCATTTATCTGGTTTATAAGATCGCGGCTGTCTTTAGTTTCATTACCTTGATCAGCCTGCTTGTTTACCTTACCTATAATACCTTTATACTTAACGATCAGCAGTATCAAAACACGGAGAAGCTATTAATCAAAGAGTTTTATTCTAATGCGATTCGTAATGATAAGCTTTATCCAGGCGGACAAAACATCTTCGATGCACACATTAACCCTAAGCTAAACCTGCTGGATAGCCTGGAAAGCCACCATAAGCGAGAATTAGAAGATACAGTAGCCACGCTATTACATAATTTAGAGTTGGATCTTAAGGCTAACAATACGATGGATAGTGTTTTCGAGCAAATCAAGACAACCTTTCAACTAGGGAACGATTGGGAATATGCCCTTGTAGTAAATCGGGTGAGAGTTAACCTAACGGGAGACCGAAAGGTGGATATTTATAGTCCGGAGCCAATCACTGCCGGAGACCGAAGTACTATCCCAAGTATGAAAGGGTTCCGTATCGGGGGCGAACTGAAGCAGCTACGTAAACAGAACGTGGTATCCGAAATCAATGTAAGCAGCACGCAAGATTTTAGCTATCAAGTATCTTTCGCACTTTTTGCAGATCGAAAAAACCGTACCATTGCCTTGCTCCAACTGATCGCTCCGGTATTTTTATTAGGAATTTTTGCGATTATTACCATCATTTTAATTTATCTGGCTACCTACAGAAACTGGATTAGACAGAAACGTCTCGCCGACATGAAGTCGGACTTTATCAATAGCATTACGCATGAATTCAACACGCCAATTGCCACCATACAGGTGGCGAATAAGACATTGAAATCTCAGCCGATGATACAAGAAAATAAACCATTATTGTCACTAACCGATGTTATCCAACGGCAATCGAGCCGCTTGCAACGCTTATTTGCCCAGGTTTTAGATATCACTTCGATGAGCGGGTATGCGTTACAGAAAGAACCTACAAATATTGGGAACTTACTTCAGGAAATGGTGGATGACTATCGATTAAAAACCAGTGATTGCGCGGTGGATATCGAATTTTCTGATTTTACGAATCAAGAAAGTACTGCTATGATGAACCCATTTTTCTTTACCACAATGATTTCTAATCTAATGGAAAATGCCGAAAAGCACAACCATAAAAACTCTAAATCTATTAAGGTCGGGCTGAGCGATAACGGTAATTATTGGCGAATTCATTTATCAGACAATGGGGAAGGTATCGCAGATAAGGAACTAAAACTGGTGTTTCAAAAATTTTACCGTTCGGCTTCCAACACGAAAAGTGGCCTGGGTTTGGGTTTATATTATGTGAGACAATGCGTTATCGCACATGGCTGGTCAATCGAGGTTGAAAGCGTACTCGAAGTCGGCAGTAAATTTGTCATTGATATTCCTAAAAATTCGTAA
- a CDS encoding aminotransferase class I/II-fold pyridoxal phosphate-dependent enzyme, whose product MHKDESKIIRNQVPRSDKREHSAPLYLTSSFIFDSAEQGRAIFAEEEEGMVYSRYSNPNTDEFIQKVCIMEEAEAGLSFSSGMAAVFASFAAFIHSGDHIVSSRAIFGSTHQLFTQLFPRWGVTTTYVDGVNQEEWEQAIQENTKIIFLESPSNPGLELVDLEWLGKFKEKYPHILLMIDNCFATPYLQKPLRYGFDLSIHSATKYMDGQGRVLGGVAVGKKELIDTMMFFIRHTGPSMSPFNAWLISKSLDTLGLRMDRHCSNALALAAALENNPEIEDVKYPFLPSHPQYELAKKQMKAGGGIVTFVVKGGFERAKNFIDHLEMILCTSNLGDNRSIVTHPASTTHSKLSEEERLNLGIKPGSIRLSVGLEDKDDIIEDVTNALNKTR is encoded by the coding sequence ATGCATAAAGACGAATCCAAAATTATCCGTAATCAGGTTCCTCGCTCCGATAAAAGGGAACATTCGGCGCCTTTGTACCTGACCTCCAGCTTTATATTTGATAGCGCAGAACAAGGACGCGCGATCTTTGCGGAAGAGGAAGAAGGTATGGTATATTCCAGGTATTCGAATCCAAACACCGATGAGTTTATTCAGAAAGTATGCATAATGGAGGAAGCAGAAGCTGGCCTGTCCTTTTCTTCTGGTATGGCCGCCGTATTTGCCTCTTTCGCAGCCTTTATTCATAGTGGAGATCATATTGTATCTAGCCGGGCAATCTTTGGATCCACCCATCAACTATTTACGCAACTTTTCCCACGCTGGGGTGTTACCACCACCTATGTAGATGGCGTAAACCAAGAAGAGTGGGAACAAGCCATTCAAGAAAATACAAAAATTATATTTCTGGAATCACCTTCTAATCCTGGTCTCGAGCTAGTAGACCTAGAATGGTTGGGCAAATTCAAGGAGAAATACCCACATATTTTACTGATGATAGACAACTGCTTTGCCACACCATATTTGCAGAAACCTTTGCGGTATGGTTTTGACCTGTCTATCCATTCGGCCACCAAATACATGGACGGACAAGGCCGCGTACTTGGCGGAGTAGCCGTTGGTAAGAAAGAACTCATAGACACTATGATGTTCTTCATTCGCCATACCGGACCATCCATGTCTCCGTTTAACGCATGGTTGATTTCTAAAAGCTTAGATACACTGGGCTTACGCATGGACCGCCACTGTTCTAATGCACTGGCTTTGGCAGCGGCGTTGGAAAATAATCCAGAAATTGAAGATGTCAAATACCCTTTCTTGCCTTCGCACCCACAGTACGAATTGGCAAAAAAGCAAATGAAAGCAGGCGGAGGAATTGTCACCTTCGTTGTCAAAGGCGGATTCGAACGTGCGAAAAACTTCATTGATCATTTAGAAATGATCCTTTGTACCTCTAACCTGGGCGACAATCGCTCTATCGTAACACATCCTGCTTCTACAACACACTCCAAATTGTCGGAAGAAGAAAGGCTTAATCTAGGTATAAAGCCAGGCTCTATCCGCCTTTCGGTGGGTCTAGAAGACAAAGACGATATCATCGAAGATGTCACCAACGCGTTAAACAAAACACGATAA